In the Sarcophilus harrisii chromosome 1, mSarHar1.11, whole genome shotgun sequence genome, one interval contains:
- the FUT6 gene encoding alpha-(1,3)-fucosyltransferase 6: MKAETTSSFKKKYFYFQLFLFLLLQLLFTLSLLSYWYLLPQSMQNYCPPKQVAPPVTPVFIILLWTWPFNDLYSLQGLRCLGPWVREANCQITLNRTWYERAHAVIIHHREVSLMPSKQLPPEPRPTGQRWVWLSLESPSHLDNLAAMDGLFNLTMTYRTDSDIFTPYGWLRPRQEQENGSLTQPPFPKTKLVAWVVSNWNEDSTRVKYFRRLQPYLPVDVYGRNHLPLPVKNQQRVLSTYKFYLAFENSQHQDYITEKLWQNALKSWAVPVVYGPPRHNYERFLPPDAFIHVSDFKSPWELATYLMKLDADEKHYLSYFQWRKHLEVVTRPGWFQEFCKACRILLEPPTYRTLPALSKWFS, encoded by the coding sequence ATGAAGGCCGAGACCACctcatctttcaagaaaaaataCTTCTATTTCCAGCTATTCCTGTTCCTGCTTTTGCAACTGTTGTTTACCCTGAGCCTCCTTTCTTATTGGTACCTGCTCCCTCAGTCCATGCAGAACTATTGCCCCCCTAAGCAGGTTGCACCACCCGTCACCCCCGTGTTCATCATCCTGCTGTGGACATGGCCTTTTAATGACCTCTACTCCCTTCAAGGACTCCGTTGCTTGGGCCCCTGGGTCAGGGAGGCAAACTGCCAAATCACACTGAACCGCACTTGGTATGAGCGGGCGCATGCGGTCATCATCCACCACCGGGAAGTGAGTCTCATGCCCTCCAAGCAACTGCCCCCCGAGCCCCGGCCCACTGGCCAGCGATGGGTCTGGCTCAGCCTGGAGTCACCCAGCCACTTGGATAACCTAGCCGCTATGGATGGCCTCTTCAACCTGACCATGACCTATCGCACTGACTCGGACATCTTCACCCCTTATGGCTGGCTCAGACCACGGCAGGAACAGGAGAATGGCTCCTTAACTCAACCTCCCTTTCCCAAAACCAAGCTGGTGGCCTGGGTGGTGAGTAACTGGAATGAAGACTCCACACGGGTAAAGTACTTCCGGAGGCTACAGCCTTATCTGCCTGTGGATGTCTATGGGAGAAATCACCTGCCGTTACCAGTCAAAAATCAGCAGAGAGTTCTCTCCACGTACAAGTTCTACCTGGCCTTTGAGAACTCTCAGCACCAGGACTACATCACAGAGAAGCTTTGGCAGAATGCCCTGAAGTCCTGGGCCGTCCCCGTAGTGTACGGCCCACCGAGGCACAACTACGAGCGCTTCCTGCCGCCCGATGCCTTTATCCATGTGAGTGACTTCAAGAGCCCCTGGGAACTGGCCACCTACCTCATGAAGCTGGATGCAGATGAGAAGCACTACTTGTCATACTTCCAGTGGCGGAAGCACCTGGAGGTGGTAACAAGGCCTGGCTGGTTCCAGGAATTCTGCAAGGCATGCCGGATCCTCCTGGAGCCCCCCACGTACCGGACCCTGCCAGCACTGTCCAAGTGGTTCTCCTGA